From the Deinococcus seoulensis genome, the window GCCCATGACGCGCGCGACAAAGCCCGCCGCGCCCCGCTCCGGTCCCGGCCGGCGGCCCGGTCTGGTACGGATTCCGTTTATTTCGTTGACAGATCGGAACACCACCGATCTGCCAACTCCACGTCCGGAATCCGTTTCTCTCCTACTCGCATCCGCTCGGATTGAATGGCTTATAAAGCCGTTCAATCGGAGTCCGTCTGAACCGGGTTCAGTTGCCTTCGTTCAGGAAAGCGCGTAGAACACTGAACGAATGCCTGAACGCCTCCTTCCCCTCCTGACCGACCGCGCCCAGACCGGCGACGCGCTCGGACAGGCCCTCGGCGTGAACCGCGTCACCGTGAACACCCTGGCCCGCCGCCTGATCGACAGCGGCGTGCCCGTGCAGGTCACCCGCGCCGGGTACGCCCTGCCGCCCGGCACGCCCGCCCCGCAACTGACCGCCCGCAGCGGCACGCTGGGACAGGCCATGCGCTACCACGGCACCGTCACCAGCACCCAGGACGCCCTGCGCGTCTGGGCCGACCACCCCGACCAGCCCGCCCCGCACGGCGCGGTCATGGTCGCCGAACGCCAGACCGCCGGGCGGGGCCGCCGGGGCCGCACCTGGGACACCACCAACGGCACCCTGGTCTTCAGTGTGCTGCTGACCACCGGCCCGCACGGCGCGCCCCTGACCCTGGCCGACCTGCCCCTGATGCCCCTGGCCGCCGGGGTGGCCGTGCACCGCGCCGCCGGGACGGGCGGCCTGAAATGGCCGAACGACCTGCTCGCCCCGAACGGCCGCAAACTGGCGGGTATCCTGCTCGAAGCGGACCTGCGCGGCGAGGAAGCACGCCGGGTCGTGATCGGCATCGGCGTGAACGTCACGGCCGCCCCGCAGGACGCCGCGCACCTGAGCGCCCTGCATACCCCCGGCACCCCGGAACCCACCCGCGCCGCCCTGCTGGGCACGCTGCTGCGCGAACTGGAACGCGCGCTGGCCGCCCCGCCCGAACAGACCCTGAACGACTGGCGGGCCGCGAACGTCACGCTGGGCCGCCCGGTCCGCATTCAGACGCACGCGGGCCTGCTGGAAGGCACCGCCACCGACCTCGACGCGCAGGGCAGCCTGATCGTCAC encodes:
- a CDS encoding biotin--[acetyl-CoA-carboxylase] ligase, producing MPERLLPLLTDRAQTGDALGQALGVNRVTVNTLARRLIDSGVPVQVTRAGYALPPGTPAPQLTARSGTLGQAMRYHGTVTSTQDALRVWADHPDQPAPHGAVMVAERQTAGRGRRGRTWDTTNGTLVFSVLLTTGPHGAPLTLADLPLMPLAAGVAVHRAAGTGGLKWPNDLLAPNGRKLAGILLEADLRGEEARRVVIGIGVNVTAAPQDAAHLSALHTPGTPEPTRAALLGTLLRELERALAAPPEQTLNDWRAANVTLGRPVRIQTHAGLLEGTATDLDAQGSLIVTTSAGPRTVSAGDVQLIGSLGPDQPSPDQSSPDASRPAADAPEGGSGPAP